One stretch of Kogia breviceps isolate mKogBre1 chromosome 18, mKogBre1 haplotype 1, whole genome shotgun sequence DNA includes these proteins:
- the SLC9A5 gene encoding sodium/hydrogen exchanger 5 isoform X3 encodes MPSRLFFDNLGAILTYAVVGTLWNAFTTGAALWGLQQAGLVAPRVQAGLLDFLLFGSLISAVDPVAVLAVFEEVHVNETLFIIVFGESLLNDAVTVVLYKVCNSFVEMGSANVQATDYLKGVASLFVVSLGGAAVGLVFAFLLALTTRFTKRVRIIEPLLVFLLAYAAYLTAEMASLSAILAVTMCGLGCKKYVEANISHKSRTAVKYTMKTLASCAETIIFMLLGISAVDSSKWAWDSGLVLGTLFFILFFRALGVVLQTWVLNQFRLVPLDKIDQVVMSYGGLRGAVAFALVILLDRTKIPAKDYFVATTIVVVFFTVIVQGLTIKPLVKWLKVKRSEHHKPTLNQELHEHTFDHILAAVEDVVGHHGYHYWRDRWEQFDKKYLSQLLMRRSAYRIRDQIWDVYYRLNIRDAISFVDQGGHVLSSTGLTLPSMPSRNSVAETSVTNLLRESGSGACLDLQVIDTVRSGRDREDAVMHHLLCGGLYKPRYRYKASCSRHFISEDAQERQDKEVFQQNMKRRLESFKSTKHNICFTKSKPRLRKASRKKKDGMANTEATNGKPPRDLGFQDTAAVILTVESEEEEDSDSSETEKEDDEGIIFVARATSEVLQEGKVSGSLEVCPSPRIIPPSPTCAEKELPWKSGQGDLAVYVSSETTKIVPVDMQTGWNQSISSLESLASPPCTQAPAMTRLPPRSLVTEEPQAPLNLPSDLRPSFAFPPSLAKAGRSHSESSADIPQQQELQPLMGHEDHTHLSPGTANSHWCIQFNRGGRL; translated from the exons ATGCCTAGCCGGCTATTCTTTGACAACCTGGGCGCCATCCTCACCTACGCTGTGGTGGGCACACTCTGGAATGCCTTCACGACAGGTGCTGCCCTCTGGGGCCTGCAGCAGGCTGGACTTGTGG CCCCTAGAGTGCAGGCTGGCTTGCTGGACTTCCTGCTGTTCGGGAGCCTCATCTCAGCAGTGGACCCCGTGGCTGTGCTGGCTGTCTTTGAGGAGGTGCACGTCAACGAGACCCTCTTTATCATCGTCTTCGGCGAGTCCCTGCTCAATGACGCAGTTACTGTG GTGCTGTACAAGGTCTGCAACTCTTTTGTGGAGATGGGCTCTGCCAACGTGCAGGCCACTGACTACCTGAAGGGAGTCG cctccttgTTTGTGGTCAGTCTGGGCGGGGCAGCCGTGGGCTTAGTCTTTGCCTTCCTCCTGGCCCTGACCACACGCTTCACCAAGCGGGTCCGCATCATCGAGCCTCTGCTGGTCTTCCTCCTCGCCTACGCAGCCTACCTTACTGCTGAAATGGCCTCGCTCTCCGCCATTCTTGC GGTGACTATGTGTGGCCTGGGCTGTAAGAAGTACGTGGAGGCCAACATCTCCCATAAGTCCCGCACAGCTGTCAAGTACACAATGAAGACTCTAGCCAGCTGCGCTGAGACCATCATCTTCATGCTGCTTGGCATCTCGGCCGTGGACTCTTCCAAGTGGGCCTGGGACTCTGGGCTGGTGCTGGGCACCCTCTTCTTCATCCTGTTCTTCCGAGCCCTCG GCGTAGTCCTGCAGACGTGGGTGCTGAATCAGTTCCGGCTGGTCCCTCTGGACAAGATTGACCAGGTGGTGATGTCCTATGGGGGCCTGCGGGGGGCTGTGGCCTTCGCTCTCGTCATCCTCCTGGACAGGACCAAGATCCCTGCCAAGGACTACTTTGTAGCCACCACTATTGTGGTGGTCTTCTTCACAGTCATCGTGCAG GGCCTGACCATCAAGCCACTGGTCAAGTGGCTGAAGGTGAAGAGGAGTGAGCATCACAAACCTACCCTGAACCAGGAGCTGCATGAGCAC ACTTTTGACCACATTCTGGCTGCAGTGGAGGACGTTGTGGGGCACCATGGCTATCACTACTGGAGGGACAG GTGGGAGCAGTTTGATAAGAAGTACCTGAGTCAGCTGTTGATGCGGCGGTCAGCCTACCGCATCCGGGACCAGATTTGGGATGTGTACTACAGACTCAACATCCGGGATGCCATCAGCTTCGTGGACCAG GGAGGCCACGTCTTGTCCTCCACCGGGCTCACTCTGCCCTCTATGCCCAGCCGCAATTCTGTGGCAGAGACCTCTGTCACCAACCTGCT GAGGGAGAGTGGCAGTGGAGCATGTCTGGATCTGCAGGTGATTGACACAGTACGCAGCGGCCGGGACCGTGAGGATGCTGTGATGCACCACCTGCTCTGTGGAGGCCTTTACAAACCTCGCTACAGG TACAAAGCCAGCTGCAGCCGCCACTTCATCTCTGAGGATGCGCAGGAGCGCCAGGACAAGGAGGTCTTCCAGCAGAACATGAAGCGGCGGCTGGAGTCCTTTAAGTCCACCAAGCACAACATCTGCTTCACCAAGAGCAAGCCACGACTCCGCAAGGCCAGCCGCAAGAAG AAGGATGGCATGGCTAACACGGAGGCTACAAATGGGAAACCTCCTCGAGACCTGGGCTTCCAGGACACAG CTGCTGTGATATTAACCGTAGAgtctgaggaggaagaggacagcGACAGTtcggagacagagaaggaggacGATGAAGGGATCATCTTTGTGGCTCGGGCTACCAGTGAGGTTCTCCAAGAGGGCAAAGTTTCAG GGAGCCTTGAGGTGTGCCCAAGCCCACGCATCATACCCCCCTCCCCAACCTGTGCAGAGAAGGAGCTGCCCTGGAAGAGTGGGCAGGGGGACCTGGCAGTCTACGTGTCCTCAGAGACCACCAAGATTGTGCCCGTGGACATGCAGACAGGCTGGAACCAGAGCATCTCGTCCCTGGAGAGCCTGGCATCCCCGCCCTGTACCCAGGCCCCAGCTATGACCCGCCTGCCTCCCCGCTCACTGGTCACTGAAGAGCCCCAGGCCCCTCTCAACCTGCCTTCTGATCTACGCCCTAGCTTTGCCTTTCCCCCAAGCCTGGCCAAGGCTGGCCGCTCTCACAGCGAGAGCAGCGCTGATATCCCCCAGCAGCAGGAGCTGCAGCCCCTCATGGGACACGAGGACCACACTCATCTCAGCCCAGGCACCGCCAACTCCCACTGGTGCATCCAGTTCAACAGAGGTGGCCGGCTGTAG
- the SLC9A5 gene encoding sodium/hydrogen exchanger 5 isoform X4 gives MPSRLFFDNLGAILTYAVVGTLWNAFTTGAALWGLQQAGLVAPRVQAGLLDFLLFGSLISAVDPVAVLAVFEEVHVNETLFIIVFGESLLNDAVTVVLYKVCNSFVEMGSANVQATDYLKGVASLFVVSLGGAAVGLVFAFLLALTTRFTKRVRIIEPLLVFLLAYAAYLTAEMASLSAILAVTMCGLGCKKYVEANISHKSRTAVKYTMKTLASCAETIIFMLLGISAVDSSKWAWDSGLVLGTLFFILFFRALGVVLQTWVLNQFRLVPLDKIDQVVMSYGGLRGAVAFALVILLDRTKIPAKDYFVATTIVVVFFTVIVQGLTIKPLVKWLKVKRSEHHKPTLNQELHEHTFDHILAAVEDVVGHHGYHYWRDRWEQFDKKYLSQLLMRRSAYRIRDQIWDVYYRLNIRDAISFVDQGGHVLSSTGLTLPSMPSRNSVAETSVTNLLRESGSGACLDLQVIDTVRSGRDREDAVMHHLLCGGLYKPRYRERQDKEVFQQNMKRRLESFKSTKHNICFTKSKPRLRKASRKKKDGMANTEATNGKPPRDLGFQDTAAVILTVESEEEEDSDSSETEKEDDEGIIFVARATSEVLQEGKVSGSLEVCPSPRIIPPSPTCAEKELPWKSGQGDLAVYVSSETTKIVPVDMQTGWNQSISSLESLASPPCTQAPAMTRLPPRSLVTEEPQAPLNLPSDLRPSFAFPPSLAKAGRSHSESSADIPQQQELQPLMGHEDHTHLSPGTANSHWCIQFNRGGRL, from the exons ATGCCTAGCCGGCTATTCTTTGACAACCTGGGCGCCATCCTCACCTACGCTGTGGTGGGCACACTCTGGAATGCCTTCACGACAGGTGCTGCCCTCTGGGGCCTGCAGCAGGCTGGACTTGTGG CCCCTAGAGTGCAGGCTGGCTTGCTGGACTTCCTGCTGTTCGGGAGCCTCATCTCAGCAGTGGACCCCGTGGCTGTGCTGGCTGTCTTTGAGGAGGTGCACGTCAACGAGACCCTCTTTATCATCGTCTTCGGCGAGTCCCTGCTCAATGACGCAGTTACTGTG GTGCTGTACAAGGTCTGCAACTCTTTTGTGGAGATGGGCTCTGCCAACGTGCAGGCCACTGACTACCTGAAGGGAGTCG cctccttgTTTGTGGTCAGTCTGGGCGGGGCAGCCGTGGGCTTAGTCTTTGCCTTCCTCCTGGCCCTGACCACACGCTTCACCAAGCGGGTCCGCATCATCGAGCCTCTGCTGGTCTTCCTCCTCGCCTACGCAGCCTACCTTACTGCTGAAATGGCCTCGCTCTCCGCCATTCTTGC GGTGACTATGTGTGGCCTGGGCTGTAAGAAGTACGTGGAGGCCAACATCTCCCATAAGTCCCGCACAGCTGTCAAGTACACAATGAAGACTCTAGCCAGCTGCGCTGAGACCATCATCTTCATGCTGCTTGGCATCTCGGCCGTGGACTCTTCCAAGTGGGCCTGGGACTCTGGGCTGGTGCTGGGCACCCTCTTCTTCATCCTGTTCTTCCGAGCCCTCG GCGTAGTCCTGCAGACGTGGGTGCTGAATCAGTTCCGGCTGGTCCCTCTGGACAAGATTGACCAGGTGGTGATGTCCTATGGGGGCCTGCGGGGGGCTGTGGCCTTCGCTCTCGTCATCCTCCTGGACAGGACCAAGATCCCTGCCAAGGACTACTTTGTAGCCACCACTATTGTGGTGGTCTTCTTCACAGTCATCGTGCAG GGCCTGACCATCAAGCCACTGGTCAAGTGGCTGAAGGTGAAGAGGAGTGAGCATCACAAACCTACCCTGAACCAGGAGCTGCATGAGCAC ACTTTTGACCACATTCTGGCTGCAGTGGAGGACGTTGTGGGGCACCATGGCTATCACTACTGGAGGGACAG GTGGGAGCAGTTTGATAAGAAGTACCTGAGTCAGCTGTTGATGCGGCGGTCAGCCTACCGCATCCGGGACCAGATTTGGGATGTGTACTACAGACTCAACATCCGGGATGCCATCAGCTTCGTGGACCAG GGAGGCCACGTCTTGTCCTCCACCGGGCTCACTCTGCCCTCTATGCCCAGCCGCAATTCTGTGGCAGAGACCTCTGTCACCAACCTGCT GAGGGAGAGTGGCAGTGGAGCATGTCTGGATCTGCAGGTGATTGACACAGTACGCAGCGGCCGGGACCGTGAGGATGCTGTGATGCACCACCTGCTCTGTGGAGGCCTTTACAAACCTCGCTACAGG GAGCGCCAGGACAAGGAGGTCTTCCAGCAGAACATGAAGCGGCGGCTGGAGTCCTTTAAGTCCACCAAGCACAACATCTGCTTCACCAAGAGCAAGCCACGACTCCGCAAGGCCAGCCGCAAGAAG AAGGATGGCATGGCTAACACGGAGGCTACAAATGGGAAACCTCCTCGAGACCTGGGCTTCCAGGACACAG CTGCTGTGATATTAACCGTAGAgtctgaggaggaagaggacagcGACAGTtcggagacagagaaggaggacGATGAAGGGATCATCTTTGTGGCTCGGGCTACCAGTGAGGTTCTCCAAGAGGGCAAAGTTTCAG GGAGCCTTGAGGTGTGCCCAAGCCCACGCATCATACCCCCCTCCCCAACCTGTGCAGAGAAGGAGCTGCCCTGGAAGAGTGGGCAGGGGGACCTGGCAGTCTACGTGTCCTCAGAGACCACCAAGATTGTGCCCGTGGACATGCAGACAGGCTGGAACCAGAGCATCTCGTCCCTGGAGAGCCTGGCATCCCCGCCCTGTACCCAGGCCCCAGCTATGACCCGCCTGCCTCCCCGCTCACTGGTCACTGAAGAGCCCCAGGCCCCTCTCAACCTGCCTTCTGATCTACGCCCTAGCTTTGCCTTTCCCCCAAGCCTGGCCAAGGCTGGCCGCTCTCACAGCGAGAGCAGCGCTGATATCCCCCAGCAGCAGGAGCTGCAGCCCCTCATGGGACACGAGGACCACACTCATCTCAGCCCAGGCACCGCCAACTCCCACTGGTGCATCCAGTTCAACAGAGGTGGCCGGCTGTAG
- the SLC9A5 gene encoding sodium/hydrogen exchanger 5 isoform X6: MASLSAILAVTMCGLGCKKYVEANISHKSRTAVKYTMKTLASCAETIIFMLLGISAVDSSKWAWDSGLVLGTLFFILFFRALGVVLQTWVLNQFRLVPLDKIDQVVMSYGGLRGAVAFALVILLDRTKIPAKDYFVATTIVVVFFTVIVQGLTIKPLVKWLKVKRSEHHKPTLNQELHEHTFDHILAAVEDVVGHHGYHYWRDRWEQFDKKYLSQLLMRRSAYRIRDQIWDVYYRLNIRDAISFVDQGGHVLSSTGLTLPSMPSRNSVAETSVTNLLRESGSGACLDLQVIDTVRSGRDREDAVMHHLLCGGLYKPRYRYKASCSRHFISEDAQERQDKEVFQQNMKRRLESFKSTKHNICFTKSKPRLRKASRKKKDGMANTEATNGKPPRDLGFQDTAAVILTVESEEEEDSDSSETEKEDDEGIIFVARATSEVLQEGKVSGSLEVCPSPRIIPPSPTCAEKELPWKSGQGDLAVYVSSETTKIVPVDMQTGWNQSISSLESLASPPCTQAPAMTRLPPRSLVTEEPQAPLNLPSDLRPSFAFPPSLAKAGRSHSESSADIPQQQELQPLMGHEDHTHLSPGTANSHWCIQFNRGGRL; encoded by the exons ATGGCCTCGCTCTCCGCCATTCTTGC GGTGACTATGTGTGGCCTGGGCTGTAAGAAGTACGTGGAGGCCAACATCTCCCATAAGTCCCGCACAGCTGTCAAGTACACAATGAAGACTCTAGCCAGCTGCGCTGAGACCATCATCTTCATGCTGCTTGGCATCTCGGCCGTGGACTCTTCCAAGTGGGCCTGGGACTCTGGGCTGGTGCTGGGCACCCTCTTCTTCATCCTGTTCTTCCGAGCCCTCG GCGTAGTCCTGCAGACGTGGGTGCTGAATCAGTTCCGGCTGGTCCCTCTGGACAAGATTGACCAGGTGGTGATGTCCTATGGGGGCCTGCGGGGGGCTGTGGCCTTCGCTCTCGTCATCCTCCTGGACAGGACCAAGATCCCTGCCAAGGACTACTTTGTAGCCACCACTATTGTGGTGGTCTTCTTCACAGTCATCGTGCAG GGCCTGACCATCAAGCCACTGGTCAAGTGGCTGAAGGTGAAGAGGAGTGAGCATCACAAACCTACCCTGAACCAGGAGCTGCATGAGCAC ACTTTTGACCACATTCTGGCTGCAGTGGAGGACGTTGTGGGGCACCATGGCTATCACTACTGGAGGGACAG GTGGGAGCAGTTTGATAAGAAGTACCTGAGTCAGCTGTTGATGCGGCGGTCAGCCTACCGCATCCGGGACCAGATTTGGGATGTGTACTACAGACTCAACATCCGGGATGCCATCAGCTTCGTGGACCAG GGAGGCCACGTCTTGTCCTCCACCGGGCTCACTCTGCCCTCTATGCCCAGCCGCAATTCTGTGGCAGAGACCTCTGTCACCAACCTGCT GAGGGAGAGTGGCAGTGGAGCATGTCTGGATCTGCAGGTGATTGACACAGTACGCAGCGGCCGGGACCGTGAGGATGCTGTGATGCACCACCTGCTCTGTGGAGGCCTTTACAAACCTCGCTACAGG TACAAAGCCAGCTGCAGCCGCCACTTCATCTCTGAGGATGCGCAGGAGCGCCAGGACAAGGAGGTCTTCCAGCAGAACATGAAGCGGCGGCTGGAGTCCTTTAAGTCCACCAAGCACAACATCTGCTTCACCAAGAGCAAGCCACGACTCCGCAAGGCCAGCCGCAAGAAG AAGGATGGCATGGCTAACACGGAGGCTACAAATGGGAAACCTCCTCGAGACCTGGGCTTCCAGGACACAG CTGCTGTGATATTAACCGTAGAgtctgaggaggaagaggacagcGACAGTtcggagacagagaaggaggacGATGAAGGGATCATCTTTGTGGCTCGGGCTACCAGTGAGGTTCTCCAAGAGGGCAAAGTTTCAG GGAGCCTTGAGGTGTGCCCAAGCCCACGCATCATACCCCCCTCCCCAACCTGTGCAGAGAAGGAGCTGCCCTGGAAGAGTGGGCAGGGGGACCTGGCAGTCTACGTGTCCTCAGAGACCACCAAGATTGTGCCCGTGGACATGCAGACAGGCTGGAACCAGAGCATCTCGTCCCTGGAGAGCCTGGCATCCCCGCCCTGTACCCAGGCCCCAGCTATGACCCGCCTGCCTCCCCGCTCACTGGTCACTGAAGAGCCCCAGGCCCCTCTCAACCTGCCTTCTGATCTACGCCCTAGCTTTGCCTTTCCCCCAAGCCTGGCCAAGGCTGGCCGCTCTCACAGCGAGAGCAGCGCTGATATCCCCCAGCAGCAGGAGCTGCAGCCCCTCATGGGACACGAGGACCACACTCATCTCAGCCCAGGCACCGCCAACTCCCACTGGTGCATCCAGTTCAACAGAGGTGGCCGGCTGTAG